CGAGTCCGAGGTCCTCACCCCGGCCGACGAGGCGCACCACATCGACAAGTGGGCCTACACCGTGCCGTTCGTGTGCGGCGCCACCAACCTGGGCGAGGCGCTGCGGCGCATCTCCGAGGGTGCGGCGATGATCCGCTCCAAGGGCGAGGCCGGCACCGGCAACGTCGTCGAGGCCACCCGGCACATGCGCTCCATCCGCGGGGAGATCCGCAAGCTCGCCGGGCTCGACGAGGCCGAGCTGTGGGTCGCGGCCAAGGAGCTGCGCGCCCCGATCGACCTGGTCCGCGAGGTCGCCGCCGCGGGCAAGCTCCCCGTCGTGCTGTTCACCGCGGGCGGCATCGCCACCCCGGCCGACGCCGCGATGATGATGCAGCTCGGCGCCGAGGGCGTGTTCGTCGGCTCCGGCATCTTCAAGTCCGGCGACCCGGCCCAGCGCGCCGAGGCCATCGTCAAGGCCACCACGTTC
This sequence is a window from Pseudonocardia petroleophila. Protein-coding genes within it:
- the pdxS gene encoding pyridoxal 5'-phosphate synthase lyase subunit PdxS; translated protein: MSSPEQSAATASPQLGTARVKRGMAEMLKGGVIMDVVDASQAKIAEDAGAVAVMALERVPADIRAQGGVARMSDPDMIQGIVDAVSIPVMAKARIGHFVEAQVLQSLGVDYIDESEVLTPADEAHHIDKWAYTVPFVCGATNLGEALRRISEGAAMIRSKGEAGTGNVVEATRHMRSIRGEIRKLAGLDEAELWVAAKELRAPIDLVREVAAAGKLPVVLFTAGGIATPADAAMMMQLGAEGVFVGSGIFKSGDPAQRAEAIVKATTFFDDPDVIAKVSRGLGEAMVGINIDQLPADQRYAGRGW